In Vespa velutina chromosome 1, iVesVel2.1, whole genome shotgun sequence, the following proteins share a genomic window:
- the LOC124947933 gene encoding cilia- and flagella-associated protein 44 isoform X2, with protein sequence MINTDDEIDALENFPKDQENNDETISKENVQKYYDVETHISKPFRVKNGTVPINILEFDYSFSYDCQKYFNFCVADPNTIIFASGNIIHFLDVITKRIWFRRSATGGGIGHIIKNPIFNHIAIGENGIDPPIIIYNWPSMEIITCLFGGTKRQYSHLHYSSDGLLLVSQGGDPDYFITIWKWEESKILLQCKSHSQSVFNVMFSTFVPGSLISCGSGHIKFWRMAQTFTGLKLKGGSGRFGRTEISDIIGAYQMPDKKVISGCEWGNILLWDEDLIKFEISRKNKKFCHTKPIVQFEYINAELFTVGMDGFIRVWFYETIDLANPEPENPFLEIQPIYEFCITENDSKNLKKNAMLMGIQKQEPNDPDNTFWYAQDGNGGLWLIDLNTFKEPEVSKKIFTCHAGAISDMDVAQWGPFVATIGIDGRLHIYNYAKKKLILIYHFRDSGKQVIWLPCKIDATGSALICAFDSGVIRIVIVAVLTANEHNNIKENFTKLVQVLKPHSQSINVMSMNPSYSLLVTGSDDSTIFVFNICTTSTYPTLQPIGYIKMPSGITCMMWKPEHESTLLFGCMRGDWGEVQLPQSPQSYVKISYELTLCKPALFKFHSVKSALRIDILKKAIENKKMIKIAKKLEEMEKIKEANPGIEIDEETFLMDSEEDPPLPEIYIPEIPNKVLMIQYTNQETVWLSMAGFDAGYMYEYPVPEKNKVIGPEPIKSTIICDGDDTEIRSCLSYKQGKYLFLGMECGEIRVCKINPKDHTDLSDYWILPMHDNYNGYIPKMLLSYDHTMLLTCGHDGNLFSYRINDDTADEIIDIPQPSVPVRSLDDIHGVEDIEEPEYPTLENFIVKTEHDKVLALAKEKKEKTYQILHELTAKYSKIVDRNRNLLKSQQIPHENFELDPRITADLNKQLEMKMDLVHRKKAFQAEKSTLALKKLMDHFIEPITCIPFAVSRILKPDTMVHSIREHKLDSNFESIYAEVINCIERSKKSMIKKEKELTTEEIEGEEKQKIKDAESFLKSLNLSGIEDKLTTQIIHMLEKYKTWRAKLEERQREWNLMPKKELDPNINHPDDIAAIKLAKQTIGVYNLKDSPKLEVQDHIENLTMIKYKQYLDCKKRFEQYVSITEQAKHYKESISIYEIPDSTNDLIDEEYEVLLLEKKITDASEGLSFSEPSIPDISEKKIRIKSIVHPKLLQGLSFADHTETGWEHEMKHSRMLRKIYEQDCILRYIENTYKEFDKQLDELEEERLDIIAESIYMNLHLLTLHQEFIILREYEEKETLLRKNVDEKLEEEAAIIQKIHATSNKIERKKKNITKLQESIQDIAYEYLTSIQNNKFQNFLRKIFKKKYKLPKEHDDAESSSTTTTETSSEEDDEGSIDSKDMGYIYFDENVCPVGCDKALYEMAFVMREKRYEHEYEIKEENKTIEKLQKEIEMDTKKLKIFKDLLKANVDELKEFMLEKQRKLNDIDVTIILKFHQLQHFINSYTVSSIRESIVFDKTKLSHLHDRVGELQQETFNLYAKQKTNKAHLYRMKIDCKHMKSEIKNLKNKIKEEMKKKFGQPISLTNMYETVLQRMIYNIKSDLSEIMKSYEEQLKCIKEKYNEQVMVLKKLIQDNTEKLSFLIILEEEQLALRKVLKQVPISEEEMLKIELQYKGDIIKLETILASQKEQKELFLTDIKNLSMKSGALPPIYHKSDYKKNLNESEINKFATDTVNSNNCEITMSSSNVRKSNLATLIHYLISRVIESFLGTEQAELLKQEMFENIVSSFTSISNTEEIQTCVEEVIKYIENVLPINERETIDVVREAIKESLYDIIQRKITLDTNVEQLIDNDKKKIEE encoded by the exons CTCAGatggattattattagtttctcAAGGAGGAGATccagattattttattacaatttggAAATGGGAAGAGTCCaagattttattacaatgtaAATCCCACTCTCAGAGTGTTTTTAATGTAATGTTTTCTACGTTTGTACCTGGCAGTTTAATTTCATGTGGTTCAGGACATATTAAATTTTGGAGAATGGCTCAAACTTTTACTGGTCTTAAACTTAAAGGTGGATCTGGTAGGTTTGGAAGAACTGAAATTTCAGACATTATTGGAGCTTATCAAATGCCTGATAAAAag GTAATATCAGGTTGTGAATGgggtaatattttattatgggATGAAGACttgattaaatttgaaatttctagaaaaaataaaaaattttgtcatACAAAGCCTATTGTACAATTTGAATATATCAATGCAGAGCTCTTCACTGTTG gaATGGATGGTTTTATACGAGTTTGGTTTTATGAAACTATAGATTTGGCAAATCCAGAACCAGAAAATCCATTCCTTGAAATACAACCAATTTACGAGTTCTGCATCACTGAGAATGACAgcaaaaatttaaaaaaaaatgcaatgcTAATGGGCATACAAAAACAAGAGCCCAATGATCCTGACAATACTTTTTGGTATGCTCAG gaTGGCAATGGTGGTTTATGGTTAATAGACttaaatacttttaaagaACCAGAAGTatcaaaaaagatatttacttGTCATGCAGGAGCTATAAGTGATATGGATGTTGCACAATGGGGACCATTTGTTGCAACTATCGGTATAGATGGtcgtttacatatttataattatgcaaaaaagaaattaattcttatttatcattttcgtgATTCTGGTAAACAAGTTATATGGCTTCCGTGTAAA aTCGATGCAACTGGATCTGCACTTATATGTGCTTTTGATAGTGGTGTTATTCGTATAGTTATTGTAGCAGTATTAACTGCTAatgaacataataatataaaagaaaacttcaCTAAATTAGTTCAAGTTTTGAAACCACATTCACAATCTATTAATGTAATGTCAATGAATCCATCATACAg TTTATTAGTAACAGGTAGTGATGATTCCactatatttgtatttaatatttgtactACTTCTACCTATCCTACTCTTCAGCCAATTGGTTATATTAAAATGCCTTCAGGGATAACTTGTATGATGTGGAAACCTGAacat gaaTCAACATTATTGTTTGGATGTATGAGGGGGGATTGGGGAGAAGTTCAATTACCACAATCACCGCAATCATATGTTAAAATCAGTTATGAACTTACACTTTGTAAGCCTGCTCTATTTAAGTTTCATTCTGTAAAATCAGCTTTAAGAATCGATATACTCAAGAAggcgattgaaaataaaaagatgataaaaatagcAAAGAAACtcgaagaaatggaaaaaataaaagaagcaaATCCTGGGATTGAAATTGATGAAGAAACTTTTTTAA tgGACTCTGAAGAAGATCCACCTCTTCCAGAAATTTACATCCCAGAAATACCAAACAAAGTTTTAATGATTCAATATACCAATCAAGAAACAGTGTGGTTATCAATGGCTGGTTTTGATGCAGggtatatgtatgaatatccAGTAccagaaaaaaacaaagttatAGGACCGGAACCAATTAAATCTACCATAATCTGTGATGGAGATGATACAGAAATAAGAAGTTGTCTTTCATA TAAACagggaaaatatttgtttttggGAATGGAATGTGGTGAAATCAGagtttgtaaaattaatcCAAAAGATCATACAGATCTTTCAGATTATTGGATTTTACCTATGCATGACAATTATAACGGATACATACCAAAAATGTTACTTAGTTATGATCATACAATGCTTCTTACGTGCGGACACGAtggaaatcttttttcttatagaatCAATGATGATACGGCTGatgaaataatagatataccGCAACCAAGCGTACCTGTGCGATCG TTGGATGATATACATGGTGTGGAAGATATAGAAGAACCCGAATATCCTACTCtggaaaattttattgtaaaaactGAACATGACAAAGTTTTAGCTttagcaaaagagaaaaaagaaaaaacttatcAGATATTACATGAATTAACTgcaaaatattcgaaaatagtAGATAG GAATCGAAATCTATTAAAGTCACAGCAAATTCCAcatgaaaattttgaattagATCCACGAATCACTGCAGATTTGAATAAGCAATTGGAAATGAAAATGGATTTAGTACACAGAAAAAAAGCATTTCAAGCTGAAAAGAGTACACTTGCCTTAAAAAAGCTAATGGATCACTTTATTGAACCTATTACTTGTATACCTTTTGCTGTTTCTAGAATAct aaaacCAGATACAATGGTACACTCGATACGAGAACATAAACTGGATAGTAATTTTGAAAGTATTTATGCAGAAGTCATAAATTGCAttgaaagaagtaaaaaatcaatgat aaaaaaggaaaaggaattgACAACAGAAGAAattgaaggagaagaaaaacaaaagataaaagatgcAGAAAGCTTTCTGAAAAGTCTTAATCTTTCTGGCATAGAGGATAAGCTAACCACACAAATAATTCAtatgttagaaaaatataaaacatggAGAGCAAAATTGGAAGAACGTCAAAGAGaa tgGAACTTGATgccaaaaaaagaattggatcCTAATATTAATCATCCAGATGATATAGCAGCTATTAAGTTGGCAAAACAAACGATTggtgtatataatttaaaagattcaCCAAAATTAGAAGTACAAGATCATATAGAAAACTTAACAATGATTAAATACAAGCAATATTTAGATTGCAAAAAGAGG TTTGAACAATATGTATCAATCACGGAACAAGCAAAACATTACAAAGAatcaatatctatatatgaaaTTCCTGATTCAACGAATGACTTAATAGATGAGGAATatgaagttttattattagaaaaaaaaattacggaTGCAAGTGAGGGACTTAGTTTTTCAGAGCCAAGTATTCCAGATATatctgagaaaaaaattagaatcaaGTCAATTGTTCATCCAAAATTATTACAAGGATTGAGTTTTGCTGATCATACTGAAACAGGATGGGAACATGAAATGAAACATTCTCGTATGTTGCGTAAAATTTATGAACAAGATtgtattttacgatatattgaaaatacttACAAAGAATTTGATAAACAATTGGACGAATTAGAGGAAGAAAGACTTGATATTATTgcagaaagtatatatatgaatttgcATTTGCTAACACTTCATCAAGAATTTATCATATTGAgagaatatgaagaaaaagaaactttattaagaaaaaatgttgatgaaaaattagaagaagaagctgCTATAATACAAAAG ATACATGCAACtagtaataaaatagaacgtaaaaagaaaaatattactaaatTGCAGGAATCAATACAAGATATCGCTTACGAATATTTGACAAGTATCCAAAATAATAAGTTTCAAAACtttttacgtaaaatatttaaaaaaaaatacaaattgcCAAAAGAGCATGATG aCGCTGAGTCATCAAGTACTACAACGACTGAAACAAGTTCCGAAGAAGATGACGAAGGAAGCATTGACAGTAAAGATAtgggatatatttattttgatgagAATGTATGTCCTGTAGGATGTGACAAAGCATTATATGAAATGGCATTTGTTATGAGAGAAAAACGTTATGAACATGAATATGAGattaaagaggaaaataagacAATAGAAAAGttacagaaagaaatagaaatggataccaaaaaattaaaaatctttaaagaTTTACTTAAAGCAAATGTTGacgaattaaaagaatttatg ttggagaaacaaagaaaattgaatgataTAGATGTGACAATAATTCTTAAATTTCATCAATtacaacattttattaattcttatacCGTATCAAGTATACGAGAATCTATTGTatttgataaaacaaaattatctcATTTACATGATAGAGTAGGAGAATTACAACAAGAAACATTCAACTTATATGCTAAACAaaa GACTAATAAAGCCCATCtatatagaatgaaaattGATTGTAAGCATATGAAGAGTGAAatcaaaaatttgaaaaataaaataaaagaagagatgaaaaagaagtttGGTCAACCGATATCATTAACAAATATGTATGAAACAGTATTACAAAGAAtgatctataatattaaaagtgaTTTATCTGAAATTATGAAATCATATGAAGAACAacttaaat gtattaaagaaaaatataatgaacaagtaatggtattaaaaaaacttattcaagataatacagaaaaattaagttttttaattatcttagaGGAAGAACAATTAGCTCTTAGAAAAGTTTTGAAACAAGTCCCCATATCTGAA gaagaaatgttaaaaatcgAATTACAGTACAAAGGAGATATAATAAAGTTAGAGACCATTCTTGCTAGTCAAAAAGAGCAGAAAGAGCTATTTCTTactgatataaaaaatcttaGTATGAAGTCAGGAGCATTACCTCCTATTTATCATAAATccgattataagaaaaatttgaatgaaagtgaaataaataaatttgcaaCTGATAcag TAAACTCGAATAATTGCGAAATAACTATGTCATCATCAAATGttagaaaaagtaatttgGCAACTTTg atccACTATCTGATATCACGAGTCATAGAATCCTTCTTGGGAACAGAACAAGCAGAGCTATTGAAACaagaaatgtttgaaaatattgtgTCAAGCTTCACAAGTATTAGTAATACTGAAGAAATTCAAACATGTGTCGAGGAagttatcaaatatattgaaaacgTTCTTCCaattaatgaaagagaaacgatagaTGTCGTGCGTGAAGCAATTAAAGAAAGTTTATATGACATTATACAAAG AAAAATAACCTTAGATACAAATGTAGAACAACTtatagataatgataaaaaaaaaattgaagaataa
- the LOC124947933 gene encoding cilia- and flagella-associated protein 44 isoform X3, which translates to MEIITCLFGGTKRQYSHLHYSSDGLLLVSQGGDPDYFITIWKWEESKILLQCKSHSQSVFNVMFSTFVPGSLISCGSGHIKFWRMAQTFTGLKLKGGSGRFGRTEISDIIGAYQMPDKKVISGCEWGNILLWDEDLIKFEISRKNKKFCHTKPIVQFEYINAELFTVGMDGFIRVWFYETIDLANPEPENPFLEIQPIYEFCITENDSKNLKKNAMLMGIQKQEPNDPDNTFWYAQDGNGGLWLIDLNTFKEPEVSKKIFTCHAGAISDMDVAQWGPFVATIGIDGRLHIYNYAKKKLILIYHFRDSGKQVIWLPCKIDATGSALICAFDSGVIRIVIVAVLTANEHNNIKENFTKLVQVLKPHSQSINVMSMNPSYSLLVTGSDDSTIFVFNICTTSTYPTLQPIGYIKMPSGITCMMWKPEHESTLLFGCMRGDWGEVQLPQSPQSYVKISYELTLCKPALFKFHSVKSALRIDILKKAIENKKMIKIAKKLEEMEKIKEANPGIEIDEETFLMDSEEDPPLPEIYIPEIPNKVLMIQYTNQETVWLSMAGFDAGYMYEYPVPEKNKVIGPEPIKSTIICDGDDTEIRSCLSYKQGKYLFLGMECGEIRVCKINPKDHTDLSDYWILPMHDNYNGYIPKMLLSYDHTMLLTCGHDGNLFSYRINDDTADEIIDIPQPSVPVRSLDDIHGVEDIEEPEYPTLENFIVKTEHDKVLALAKEKKEKTYQILHELTAKYSKIVDRNRNLLKSQQIPHENFELDPRITADLNKQLEMKMDLVHRKKAFQAEKSTLALKKLMDHFIEPITCIPFAVSRILKPDTMVHSIREHKLDSNFESIYAEVINCIERSKKSMIKKEKELTTEEIEGEEKQKIKDAESFLKSLNLSGIEDKLTTQIIHMLEKYKTWRAKLEERQREWNLMPKKELDPNINHPDDIAAIKLAKQTIGVYNLKDSPKLEVQDHIENLTMIKYKQYLDCKKRLHYLRDNFNTRLKKVRADKQALYSKVLQLIKTLKKIHAEIPKSNIKSLPNVPITDNDIEFPEENLQFEQYVSITEQAKHYKESISIYEIPDSTNDLIDEEYEVLLLEKKITDASEGLSFSEPSIPDISEKKIRIKSIVHPKLLQGLSFADHTETGWEHEMKHSRMLRKIYEQDCILRYIENTYKEFDKQLDELEEERLDIIAESIYMNLHLLTLHQEFIILREYEEKETLLRKNVDEKLEEEAAIIQKIHATSNKIERKKKNITKLQESIQDIAYEYLTSIQNNKFQNFLRKIFKKKYKLPKEHDDAESSSTTTTETSSEEDDEGSIDSKDMGYIYFDENVCPVGCDKALYEMAFVMREKRYEHEYEIKEENKTIEKLQKEIEMDTKKLKIFKDLLKANVDELKEFMLEKQRKLNDIDVTIILKFHQLQHFINSYTVSSIRESIVFDKTKLSHLHDRVGELQQETFNLYAKQKTNKAHLYRMKIDCKHMKSEIKNLKNKIKEEMKKKFGQPISLTNMYETVLQRMIYNIKSDLSEIMKSYEEQLKCIKEKYNEQVMVLKKLIQDNTEKLSFLIILEEEQLALRKVLKQVPISEEEMLKIELQYKGDIIKLETILASQKEQKELFLTDIKNLSMKSGALPPIYHKSDYKKNLNESEINKFATDTVNSNNCEITMSSSNVRKSNLATLIHYLISRVIESFLGTEQAELLKQEMFENIVSSFTSISNTEEIQTCVEEVIKYIENVLPINERETIDVVREAIKESLYDIIQRKITLDTNVEQLIDNDKKKIEE; encoded by the exons CTCAGatggattattattagtttctcAAGGAGGAGATccagattattttattacaatttggAAATGGGAAGAGTCCaagattttattacaatgtaAATCCCACTCTCAGAGTGTTTTTAATGTAATGTTTTCTACGTTTGTACCTGGCAGTTTAATTTCATGTGGTTCAGGACATATTAAATTTTGGAGAATGGCTCAAACTTTTACTGGTCTTAAACTTAAAGGTGGATCTGGTAGGTTTGGAAGAACTGAAATTTCAGACATTATTGGAGCTTATCAAATGCCTGATAAAAag GTAATATCAGGTTGTGAATGgggtaatattttattatgggATGAAGACttgattaaatttgaaatttctagaaaaaataaaaaattttgtcatACAAAGCCTATTGTACAATTTGAATATATCAATGCAGAGCTCTTCACTGTTG gaATGGATGGTTTTATACGAGTTTGGTTTTATGAAACTATAGATTTGGCAAATCCAGAACCAGAAAATCCATTCCTTGAAATACAACCAATTTACGAGTTCTGCATCACTGAGAATGACAgcaaaaatttaaaaaaaaatgcaatgcTAATGGGCATACAAAAACAAGAGCCCAATGATCCTGACAATACTTTTTGGTATGCTCAG gaTGGCAATGGTGGTTTATGGTTAATAGACttaaatacttttaaagaACCAGAAGTatcaaaaaagatatttacttGTCATGCAGGAGCTATAAGTGATATGGATGTTGCACAATGGGGACCATTTGTTGCAACTATCGGTATAGATGGtcgtttacatatttataattatgcaaaaaagaaattaattcttatttatcattttcgtgATTCTGGTAAACAAGTTATATGGCTTCCGTGTAAA aTCGATGCAACTGGATCTGCACTTATATGTGCTTTTGATAGTGGTGTTATTCGTATAGTTATTGTAGCAGTATTAACTGCTAatgaacataataatataaaagaaaacttcaCTAAATTAGTTCAAGTTTTGAAACCACATTCACAATCTATTAATGTAATGTCAATGAATCCATCATACAg TTTATTAGTAACAGGTAGTGATGATTCCactatatttgtatttaatatttgtactACTTCTACCTATCCTACTCTTCAGCCAATTGGTTATATTAAAATGCCTTCAGGGATAACTTGTATGATGTGGAAACCTGAacat gaaTCAACATTATTGTTTGGATGTATGAGGGGGGATTGGGGAGAAGTTCAATTACCACAATCACCGCAATCATATGTTAAAATCAGTTATGAACTTACACTTTGTAAGCCTGCTCTATTTAAGTTTCATTCTGTAAAATCAGCTTTAAGAATCGATATACTCAAGAAggcgattgaaaataaaaagatgataaaaatagcAAAGAAACtcgaagaaatggaaaaaataaaagaagcaaATCCTGGGATTGAAATTGATGAAGAAACTTTTTTAA tgGACTCTGAAGAAGATCCACCTCTTCCAGAAATTTACATCCCAGAAATACCAAACAAAGTTTTAATGATTCAATATACCAATCAAGAAACAGTGTGGTTATCAATGGCTGGTTTTGATGCAGggtatatgtatgaatatccAGTAccagaaaaaaacaaagttatAGGACCGGAACCAATTAAATCTACCATAATCTGTGATGGAGATGATACAGAAATAAGAAGTTGTCTTTCATA TAAACagggaaaatatttgtttttggGAATGGAATGTGGTGAAATCAGagtttgtaaaattaatcCAAAAGATCATACAGATCTTTCAGATTATTGGATTTTACCTATGCATGACAATTATAACGGATACATACCAAAAATGTTACTTAGTTATGATCATACAATGCTTCTTACGTGCGGACACGAtggaaatcttttttcttatagaatCAATGATGATACGGCTGatgaaataatagatataccGCAACCAAGCGTACCTGTGCGATCG TTGGATGATATACATGGTGTGGAAGATATAGAAGAACCCGAATATCCTACTCtggaaaattttattgtaaaaactGAACATGACAAAGTTTTAGCTttagcaaaagagaaaaaagaaaaaacttatcAGATATTACATGAATTAACTgcaaaatattcgaaaatagtAGATAG GAATCGAAATCTATTAAAGTCACAGCAAATTCCAcatgaaaattttgaattagATCCACGAATCACTGCAGATTTGAATAAGCAATTGGAAATGAAAATGGATTTAGTACACAGAAAAAAAGCATTTCAAGCTGAAAAGAGTACACTTGCCTTAAAAAAGCTAATGGATCACTTTATTGAACCTATTACTTGTATACCTTTTGCTGTTTCTAGAATAct aaaacCAGATACAATGGTACACTCGATACGAGAACATAAACTGGATAGTAATTTTGAAAGTATTTATGCAGAAGTCATAAATTGCAttgaaagaagtaaaaaatcaatgat aaaaaaggaaaaggaattgACAACAGAAGAAattgaaggagaagaaaaacaaaagataaaagatgcAGAAAGCTTTCTGAAAAGTCTTAATCTTTCTGGCATAGAGGATAAGCTAACCACACAAATAATTCAtatgttagaaaaatataaaacatggAGAGCAAAATTGGAAGAACGTCAAAGAGaa tgGAACTTGATgccaaaaaaagaattggatcCTAATATTAATCATCCAGATGATATAGCAGCTATTAAGTTGGCAAAACAAACGATTggtgtatataatttaaaagattcaCCAAAATTAGAAGTACAAGATCATATAGAAAACTTAACAATGATTAAATACAAGCAATATTTAGATTGCAAAAAGAGG CTTCATTATCTACGTGATAATTTCAATACAAGATTAAAGAAAGTTAGAGCAGATAAACAAGCTTTGTATTCAAAAGTtttgcaattaattaaaacattaaagaaaattcatgcAGAAATAccaaaaagtaatataaaatctttaccTAATGTACCTATAACTGATAATGATATTGAATTTCCTGAAGAAAATTTGCAA TTTGAACAATATGTATCAATCACGGAACAAGCAAAACATTACAAAGAatcaatatctatatatgaaaTTCCTGATTCAACGAATGACTTAATAGATGAGGAATatgaagttttattattagaaaaaaaaattacggaTGCAAGTGAGGGACTTAGTTTTTCAGAGCCAAGTATTCCAGATATatctgagaaaaaaattagaatcaaGTCAATTGTTCATCCAAAATTATTACAAGGATTGAGTTTTGCTGATCATACTGAAACAGGATGGGAACATGAAATGAAACATTCTCGTATGTTGCGTAAAATTTATGAACAAGATtgtattttacgatatattgaaaatacttACAAAGAATTTGATAAACAATTGGACGAATTAGAGGAAGAAAGACTTGATATTATTgcagaaagtatatatatgaatttgcATTTGCTAACACTTCATCAAGAATTTATCATATTGAgagaatatgaagaaaaagaaactttattaagaaaaaatgttgatgaaaaattagaagaagaagctgCTATAATACAAAAG ATACATGCAACtagtaataaaatagaacgtaaaaagaaaaatattactaaatTGCAGGAATCAATACAAGATATCGCTTACGAATATTTGACAAGTATCCAAAATAATAAGTTTCAAAACtttttacgtaaaatatttaaaaaaaaatacaaattgcCAAAAGAGCATGATG aCGCTGAGTCATCAAGTACTACAACGACTGAAACAAGTTCCGAAGAAGATGACGAAGGAAGCATTGACAGTAAAGATAtgggatatatttattttgatgagAATGTATGTCCTGTAGGATGTGACAAAGCATTATATGAAATGGCATTTGTTATGAGAGAAAAACGTTATGAACATGAATATGAGattaaagaggaaaataagacAATAGAAAAGttacagaaagaaatagaaatggataccaaaaaattaaaaatctttaaagaTTTACTTAAAGCAAATGTTGacgaattaaaagaatttatg ttggagaaacaaagaaaattgaatgataTAGATGTGACAATAATTCTTAAATTTCATCAATtacaacattttattaattcttatacCGTATCAAGTATACGAGAATCTATTGTatttgataaaacaaaattatctcATTTACATGATAGAGTAGGAGAATTACAACAAGAAACATTCAACTTATATGCTAAACAaaa GACTAATAAAGCCCATCtatatagaatgaaaattGATTGTAAGCATATGAAGAGTGAAatcaaaaatttgaaaaataaaataaaagaagagatgaaaaagaagtttGGTCAACCGATATCATTAACAAATATGTATGAAACAGTATTACAAAGAAtgatctataatattaaaagtgaTTTATCTGAAATTATGAAATCATATGAAGAACAacttaaat gtattaaagaaaaatataatgaacaagtaatggtattaaaaaaacttattcaagataatacagaaaaattaagttttttaattatcttagaGGAAGAACAATTAGCTCTTAGAAAAGTTTTGAAACAAGTCCCCATATCTGAA gaagaaatgttaaaaatcgAATTACAGTACAAAGGAGATATAATAAAGTTAGAGACCATTCTTGCTAGTCAAAAAGAGCAGAAAGAGCTATTTCTTactgatataaaaaatcttaGTATGAAGTCAGGAGCATTACCTCCTATTTATCATAAATccgattataagaaaaatttgaatgaaagtgaaataaataaatttgcaaCTGATAcag TAAACTCGAATAATTGCGAAATAACTATGTCATCATCAAATGttagaaaaagtaatttgGCAACTTTg atccACTATCTGATATCACGAGTCATAGAATCCTTCTTGGGAACAGAACAAGCAGAGCTATTGAAACaagaaatgtttgaaaatattgtgTCAAGCTTCACAAGTATTAGTAATACTGAAGAAATTCAAACATGTGTCGAGGAagttatcaaatatattgaaaacgTTCTTCCaattaatgaaagagaaacgatagaTGTCGTGCGTGAAGCAATTAAAGAAAGTTTATATGACATTATACAAAG AAAAATAACCTTAGATACAAATGTAGAACAACTtatagataatgataaaaaaaaaattgaagaataa